In Candidatus Roseilinea sp., one DNA window encodes the following:
- the pheS gene encoding phenylalanine--tRNA ligase alpha subunit has translation MDASLDALEREALAALAQANTGEALQAWHGKYFGTKRAKGELERAMAAIGTLGPNERPAFGKRANEVKQALTAAFEAKQAAVKEAELEAAMKSGALDVTLPGAPIPRGRLHPSTLTLRRIVKIFAHMGFEVYRSPEVETDEMNFALLNMPPEHPARDMWDTFYTTQPGVLLRTHTSPGQIRVMRERGANGTKPIRVILPGMVYRYEQVTARSEMQFNQVEGLAIGRKITFADLKGVMAEFARHMFGGDARIRFRCSYFPFTEPSVEVDVYWGLATERDRMITKGTGWLEIAGAGMVHPTVLRNGGYDPAAWSGFAFGMGPERQAMRLLGISDIRYFWQNDLRFLEQF, from the coding sequence ATGGACGCATCACTCGACGCACTCGAACGCGAGGCGCTGGCGGCGCTGGCGCAGGCGAACACCGGCGAAGCGCTGCAAGCTTGGCACGGCAAATACTTCGGCACCAAGCGCGCCAAGGGCGAACTGGAACGCGCGATGGCGGCCATCGGCACGCTCGGCCCGAATGAGCGCCCGGCCTTCGGCAAGCGCGCCAACGAGGTGAAGCAAGCGCTCACCGCCGCGTTCGAGGCCAAGCAGGCCGCAGTCAAAGAAGCCGAACTGGAAGCGGCGATGAAATCCGGCGCGCTCGACGTGACGCTGCCCGGCGCGCCGATCCCGCGCGGCCGGCTGCACCCCAGCACCCTGACCCTGCGGCGCATCGTCAAGATCTTCGCCCATATGGGCTTCGAGGTCTACCGCTCGCCGGAGGTGGAGACCGACGAGATGAACTTCGCGCTGCTCAACATGCCGCCGGAGCACCCCGCCCGCGACATGTGGGACACTTTCTACACCACGCAGCCCGGCGTGCTCCTGCGCACGCACACCTCGCCCGGCCAGATCCGCGTGATGCGCGAGCGCGGCGCGAACGGCACCAAGCCGATCCGCGTCATCCTGCCCGGCATGGTCTATCGCTACGAGCAGGTCACCGCGCGCAGCGAGATGCAGTTCAACCAGGTGGAGGGATTGGCCATCGGCCGCAAGATCACCTTTGCCGATCTGAAGGGCGTGATGGCTGAGTTCGCCCGCCACATGTTCGGCGGCGACGCGCGCATTCGCTTCCGCTGCTCGTACTTCCCGTTCACCGAGCCGAGCGTGGAGGTGGATGTGTATTGGGGCCTGGCCACCGAGCGCGACCGGATGATCACCAAAGGTACCGGCTGGCTGGAGATCGCCGGCGCCGGCATGGTCCACCCCACCGTGCTGCGCAACGGCGGCTACGACCCGGCGGCATGGTCCGGCTTCGCCTTCGGCATGGGGCCGGAGCGCCAGGCCATGCGCCTGCTCGGCATCAGCGACATCCGCTACTTCTGGCAGAACGACCTGCGCTTCCTCGAGCAGTTTTGA